The following coding sequences lie in one Eubacterium ventriosum genomic window:
- the argR gene encoding arginine repressor: MKTKRQRKIIELITNYDIETQEELAAKLVENGFNVTQATISRDIRELNLTKIATKGGKQKYAVQSSSDIVSNSKYMRVLNDGIITMDTAGNILVVKTVSGMAMAVAAALDAMQIKEILGCIAGDDTIMCVVKHAEETDRVKEHIESFIR; the protein is encoded by the coding sequence ATGAAAACAAAAAGACAGCGAAAAATAATAGAATTAATAACCAATTATGATATTGAAACTCAGGAAGAGTTGGCAGCAAAGCTTGTTGAAAATGGTTTTAATGTAACCCAGGCCACAATATCAAGAGACATAAGAGAGCTTAATCTTACAAAAATAGCCACAAAAGGCGGTAAGCAGAAATATGCAGTACAGAGCAGTTCAGATATAGTATCAAATAGCAAGTATATGCGTGTCTTAAATGATGGAATTATAACAATGGATACGGCAGGAAATATACTTGTAGTAAAAACAGTGTCAGGAATGGCAATGGCAGTGGCTGCAGCACTTGACGCAATGCAGATTAAAGAAATTTTAGGCTGTATTGCCGGAGATGACACAATAATGTGTGTGGTAAAACATGCTGAAGAGACAGATAGGGTTAAGGAACATATAGAAAGTTTCATACGCTAA
- the recN gene encoding DNA repair protein RecN, with translation MLLNLHVKNLALIEEVDVDFEKGLIVLTGETGAGKSLILGSVNIALGNKASKDMIRKGTDYSLVELTFSVSENCAKQLKKYDIYMEEDNIVTVTRKISEGRSISKINGETVNIKTLKNVMSLLIDIHGQHDHQSLLYTKNHLDILDKFAKDSILELKEQIKEEYSKYTKLIKKLEEFNIDEGQKAREIEFAEYEVNEIESANLKPEEDVQVEEEFKKLSNSKEIVSALSEIYNALSYETAGGLGDIINKAVMDINSIKGMDEKISQFQTELYDIDNLCRELTSQIYDYNSGMDFNPEYVREVEERLDVINHLKLKYGNSIEEILRYKEEKEEYLEKLNNMTDEMESVKNQISELEGTLNNLCTKLSEQRKKAAKELEVLVKQALVDLNFIAVEFEIQITRKESIGENGFDNVEFMISTNPGESVKPLAKVASGGELSRIMLAIKSILATEDDIDTLIFDEIDTGISGQTAMKVAEKMAKISRNHQVICISHLSQIAAMADSHYLIKKTADENSTTTSIKKLTRQQSIEELVRINGGSGITEAGLIHATEMKDMADRTKSNLF, from the coding sequence ATGCTTTTAAATTTACACGTAAAGAATTTGGCTTTAATAGAAGAGGTAGATGTGGACTTTGAAAAAGGTTTAATCGTTTTAACAGGTGAAACCGGTGCAGGAAAGTCACTTATACTTGGCTCTGTAAACATTGCTTTAGGCAATAAGGCTTCTAAAGATATGATTAGAAAAGGCACAGATTATTCTTTGGTTGAATTAACTTTTTCAGTTAGCGAAAATTGCGCAAAACAATTGAAAAAATATGATATTTATATGGAAGAGGACAATATTGTTACAGTCACAAGAAAGATTTCAGAAGGAAGAAGTATTTCTAAAATAAATGGGGAAACTGTAAATATCAAAACATTAAAAAATGTAATGTCTTTATTAATTGACATACATGGTCAGCACGATCATCAGTCATTATTATATACAAAAAATCATTTAGATATTTTGGATAAATTTGCAAAGGATTCCATATTAGAATTAAAAGAACAGATTAAGGAAGAGTATAGTAAATATACAAAATTAATAAAAAAATTAGAAGAATTTAATATTGATGAAGGTCAAAAAGCAAGAGAGATTGAGTTTGCTGAATATGAAGTTAATGAAATTGAATCAGCTAATCTTAAACCGGAAGAAGATGTTCAGGTAGAAGAAGAATTTAAGAAGTTATCTAATAGCAAGGAAATAGTTTCAGCGTTGTCAGAAATTTACAACGCCTTAAGTTATGAAACAGCAGGCGGTCTTGGGGATATAATTAATAAGGCTGTAATGGATATTAATAGTATTAAGGGAATGGATGAAAAAATAAGCCAGTTCCAGACAGAACTATATGATATTGATAATCTTTGCAGAGAGCTTACGTCTCAGATTTATGATTATAACAGTGGAATGGATTTTAATCCTGAATATGTTAGGGAAGTTGAAGAAAGACTTGATGTTATTAATCATTTAAAATTAAAATATGGTAATAGTATAGAAGAGATTCTTAGATATAAAGAAGAAAAAGAAGAATATCTGGAAAAACTTAACAATATGACAGATGAAATGGAAAGCGTTAAAAATCAGATTTCAGAATTGGAAGGAACATTAAATAATCTCTGCACAAAGTTATCTGAACAAAGAAAAAAAGCTGCAAAGGAGCTGGAAGTTCTTGTAAAACAGGCTTTGGTTGATCTTAATTTTATTGCTGTTGAATTTGAAATTCAGATTACAAGAAAAGAAAGCATTGGAGAAAACGGATTTGATAATGTTGAATTTATGATTTCAACTAATCCGGGAGAATCTGTTAAACCATTGGCAAAGGTTGCATCAGGTGGTGAGTTATCAAGAATTATGCTTGCTATTAAGTCAATTCTTGCAACAGAAGACGATATTGACACATTGATTTTTGATGAAATTGATACTGGAATAAGTGGTCAGACGGCTATGAAAGTGGCAGAAAAAATGGCTAAAATCAGCAGAAATCATCAGGTTATATGTATTTCACATTTGTCACAGATTGCTGCAATGGCGGATAGTCATTATTTAATTAAAAAGACAGCAGATGAAAATTCTACAACAACATCAATTAAGAAACTTACAAGACAACAGTCAATAGAAGAACTTGTAAGAATAAATGGAGGCAGTGGAATAACAGAGGCCGGACTTATTCATGCAACTGAAATGAAAGATATGGCAGATAGAACAAAAAGTAACTTGTTTTAA